A genomic region of Mycobacterium senriense contains the following coding sequences:
- a CDS encoding alpha/beta hydrolase codes for MTDGVPARGSLRSRGAAAVSTYTLRPITSVIPPERAWGLWLSRQIIARIMGTFGPSLAGTRVESVDVKLPDGRRVKGEWVFGPRTPTSETERSSLSEGAIYHVHGSGYAVCSPKTHRRLTSWLSALTALPVFCIDYRLAPRHRFPTAADDVRAGWDWLVDTCGVPPKQVVIAGDSAGGHLSVDLLLQPEVDHPAAMVLLSPLYDLTFELSLARERIRPDPATRAANAVRLVGLYHSGIELTHQRLTLDVAGGAALPPTLIQAGGAEMLQEDARQLAADIRTAGGRCELQIWPHQVHVFQALPRMTPEAAKAMAYVARFIAHALQDARAVTEEIHRSCSAP; via the coding sequence ATGACGGACGGCGTTCCGGCTCGCGGATCGTTGCGATCCCGCGGCGCGGCAGCGGTAAGTACGTACACCCTTCGGCCGATCACCAGCGTGATTCCGCCCGAACGGGCCTGGGGTCTGTGGTTATCGCGCCAGATCATCGCCAGGATCATGGGCACGTTCGGGCCCTCGCTCGCGGGCACCCGCGTCGAGTCGGTCGACGTCAAGCTGCCCGATGGCCGTCGGGTCAAGGGTGAATGGGTATTCGGACCGCGAACGCCCACAAGCGAAACCGAGCGGTCCTCACTCAGCGAGGGTGCGATCTACCACGTGCACGGCAGCGGATACGCCGTGTGTTCGCCAAAAACGCACCGCCGCTTGACATCCTGGCTGTCGGCCCTGACCGCCCTACCGGTGTTCTGCATCGATTACCGACTCGCACCGCGTCACCGCTTCCCCACCGCGGCCGACGACGTCCGCGCGGGCTGGGACTGGCTGGTCGACACCTGCGGCGTGCCGCCGAAACAGGTAGTGATCGCCGGTGATTCGGCGGGCGGTCACCTGTCGGTGGACTTGCTGTTGCAGCCCGAGGTCGATCACCCCGCCGCCATGGTGCTGCTCTCCCCCCTATACGACCTCACGTTCGAGCTGTCACTGGCGCGCGAGCGGATTCGCCCCGATCCCGCCACCCGGGCGGCGAACGCGGTCCGCCTGGTCGGCCTCTACCACAGCGGCATCGAGCTCACCCACCAACGGCTGACGCTCGACGTCGCCGGCGGCGCCGCGCTTCCCCCCACCCTGATCCAGGCGGGTGGGGCCGAGATGCTGCAGGAGGATGCGCGCCAGCTCGCCGCCGACATCCGCACCGCCGGCGGCCGATGCGAACTGCAGATCTGGCCGCACCAGGTGCACGTCTTCCAGGCGTTGCCACGCATGACACCCGAGGCCGCCAAGGCCATGGCCTATGTCGCGCGATTCATCGCCCACGCCCTGCAGGATGCACGCGCCGTCACCGAGGAGATCCACCGATCATGTTCGGCCCCGTAG
- a CDS encoding cytochrome P450: MQSDSAFADVDFFSDPGVIADPYPYYEYLRAQGPVCPIARSGVVAVTGYDELVAVYKDSDHFSAINSSSGPFPLPFNVVGDDISELIDSHREQFPMNEHLVSFDPPTHTAHRALLSGLFTPKRLKENEAFMWELADRLIDEFVDTGQCEFVAAYGQPFPLLVIADLLGVPAEDHAMFRALLAGTGPTEDEPWARIGDDGATDLNPLAYLDRWFTGYISDRRETPRSDILTELATQTFPDGSQPDVVDVVRVATFLFIAGHETTARLLANAFHILAERPELQDALRDNPDHIPTFVEEVLRLESPIKSDFRLTRVSTTLGGVSLPAGTKIMLLPGAANRDPAHFECPADLRVGRPNARQNVSFARGVHSCPGGPLARIEGRVTIQRVLDRIKDIRLDEAHHGPPGNRRFDYVPLWILRGLSALHLEYSPR, from the coding sequence ATGCAGTCCGATAGTGCTTTCGCCGACGTCGACTTCTTTAGCGATCCGGGTGTCATCGCCGATCCGTACCCCTACTACGAGTACCTGCGGGCGCAGGGTCCGGTGTGCCCGATCGCCAGGAGTGGCGTCGTCGCGGTGACCGGATACGACGAACTGGTCGCGGTGTACAAGGACAGCGACCATTTCTCGGCGATCAACTCTTCGTCGGGCCCGTTCCCCTTACCGTTCAACGTCGTCGGCGACGACATCTCTGAACTGATCGACAGTCACCGCGAGCAGTTCCCCATGAACGAGCACCTTGTGTCGTTCGACCCGCCCACCCACACCGCGCACCGTGCGCTGCTCAGCGGTCTGTTCACGCCGAAGCGGCTCAAGGAGAACGAGGCATTCATGTGGGAGCTCGCCGACCGTCTGATCGACGAGTTCGTCGACACTGGCCAATGCGAATTCGTCGCCGCGTACGGTCAGCCGTTTCCGCTTCTGGTCATCGCCGACCTGCTGGGCGTGCCGGCAGAGGACCACGCGATGTTTCGCGCCCTGCTGGCCGGAACCGGCCCGACCGAGGATGAACCATGGGCCAGGATCGGCGATGACGGAGCCACCGACCTCAATCCGCTGGCGTATCTGGATCGATGGTTCACCGGCTACATCAGTGACCGGCGCGAAACACCACGGTCTGACATCCTGACCGAACTCGCTACTCAGACATTCCCCGACGGAAGCCAGCCCGATGTGGTCGACGTGGTCAGGGTCGCCACCTTCCTTTTCATCGCCGGCCATGAGACCACCGCCCGACTGCTGGCCAACGCCTTTCATATTCTGGCCGAGCGTCCCGAACTGCAGGATGCGTTGCGCGACAACCCCGATCACATCCCGACATTCGTCGAAGAGGTGCTGCGGCTGGAGAGCCCGATCAAAAGCGACTTCCGGCTTACCCGGGTGAGCACCACCCTAGGCGGGGTGAGCCTGCCTGCCGGTACCAAGATCATGCTGCTGCCCGGCGCGGCAAACCGGGATCCTGCGCATTTCGAGTGCCCGGCCGACCTGCGCGTCGGCCGGCCCAATGCGCGGCAGAACGTGTCATTCGCGCGTGGCGTACACAGTTGCCCGGGGGGACCGCTCGCCCGGATCGAGGGCCGGGTCACGATTCAGCGAGTCCTGGACCGAATCAAGGACATTCGGCTCGACGAGGCGCACCACGGGCCGCCCGGAAACCGTCGGTTCGACTATGTGCCGCTGTGGATCCTGCGCGGGCTGTCCGCCCTGCACCTCGAGTACAGCCCACGATGA
- a CDS encoding glucose 1-dehydrogenase, which produces MGRVADKVVLVTGGARGMGAAHAAALAAEGAKVVIADVLEDEGRAVAETLGEAVHFVCLDVTDVSQWETAVSACINVFGGLDALVNNAGIVKLGSLRKLAIADWQQVLDVNLTGAFLGMRAVVEPMIARGGGSIVNISSVEGLAGSSHLHAYVAAKFGLRGITKSAAVELASQGIRVNSIHPGLVHTPMSDGVTEDFMAPIPMRRGADPAEVSSFVVFLVSDESTYATGAEFVVDGGLMSYVPTKV; this is translated from the coding sequence ATGGGACGTGTGGCAGACAAAGTGGTGCTCGTCACCGGGGGTGCTCGGGGCATGGGAGCCGCTCACGCGGCGGCACTGGCCGCCGAAGGGGCGAAGGTAGTGATCGCCGACGTACTGGAAGATGAAGGTCGCGCAGTCGCCGAAACGCTGGGCGAGGCTGTGCATTTCGTGTGTCTCGACGTCACCGACGTTAGCCAGTGGGAGACGGCAGTCTCGGCGTGCATCAACGTATTCGGAGGCTTGGACGCACTAGTGAACAACGCAGGCATCGTCAAGCTCGGCTCGCTGCGGAAGCTGGCGATTGCCGATTGGCAGCAGGTCCTCGACGTCAACCTCACCGGCGCTTTTCTGGGTATGCGCGCCGTGGTCGAGCCGATGATCGCTCGCGGCGGCGGCTCGATTGTCAACATCTCCTCCGTCGAGGGTTTGGCAGGCAGCTCCCATCTGCACGCGTACGTCGCAGCCAAGTTCGGCCTGCGCGGCATCACCAAGTCCGCGGCCGTCGAGCTGGCGAGCCAAGGCATCCGAGTGAACTCGATCCATCCCGGTCTGGTCCACACCCCGATGAGCGACGGGGTTACCGAGGACTTCATGGCCCCTATCCCGATGCGACGCGGCGCCGATCCCGCTGAGGTGTCGAGCTTCGTGGTGTTCCTCGTCAGCGACGAGTCGACCTACGCTACCGGCGCCGAGTTCGTCGTCGACGGCGGTTTGATGAGCTATGTCCCGACGAAAGTCTGA
- a CDS encoding TetR/AcrR family transcriptional regulator translates to MPPQIYDDPATRERILRACFKVLCRHGYGKFTLSDVAAQAGISRPTLYKCFASRDELLMAFSEFEVQSFEEDLAHALVGRKGRKRLDAIVEFLADFYRSYQMRGLIEIEPALVLAQMRGAIPVLSEIIARELGSRVGDPVLVSTTLVRIGICHYLLPSSDDDLLLAQLRAAVGLR, encoded by the coding sequence ATGCCCCCGCAGATCTACGATGATCCCGCCACCCGCGAGCGCATCCTGCGCGCCTGCTTCAAAGTTCTGTGCCGCCACGGGTACGGGAAGTTCACCTTGTCAGATGTCGCAGCGCAGGCCGGCATCTCGCGGCCGACGCTTTACAAGTGCTTCGCCTCTAGGGACGAGCTACTTATGGCGTTCAGCGAGTTCGAGGTGCAGTCCTTTGAGGAGGACCTCGCCCATGCACTCGTGGGGCGCAAGGGTCGCAAGCGACTCGACGCCATCGTGGAGTTTCTTGCCGACTTCTACCGCTCGTATCAGATGCGCGGGCTCATCGAGATCGAGCCCGCGCTGGTTTTGGCGCAAATGAGGGGCGCGATCCCAGTACTTTCCGAGATCATCGCCCGCGAACTCGGCAGCAGGGTCGGCGATCCCGTACTCGTCTCCACCACACTGGTTCGCATCGGGATCTGCCACTACCTACTGCCCAGCAGCGACGACGACCTTTTGCTCGCCCAACTCCGCGCCGCCGTCGGCCTACGGTGA